Proteins from a single region of Drosophila biarmipes strain raj3 chromosome 3R, RU_DBia_V1.1, whole genome shotgun sequence:
- the LOC108024441 gene encoding outer dense fiber protein 3-like protein 2, whose amino-acid sequence MAVRPFGPGPGVYMLPPTVGYDKHDNRKQRMPQYSFGMRTRAPGEDLGPGPGAYKVDKLTRYGNSKGLEFSIAPRTNTIDKRSSPGPGAHDVHKKPFFTGVNAPSYSMGLRTDFNFKKEGPGPNAYKYEVNAVRPGVPSYSMGLQTKILNKANSPGPAAYGGGDINVKLNRAPIYSMQPRTAIPGENVGPGPNYYDLMYYRPGRSGPGYSFGVRHHQFAPPMIVKCDNM is encoded by the exons ATGGCGGTGCGACCTTTTG GCCCCGGACCCGGCGTCTATATGCTGCCGCCCACTGTGGGCTATGATAAGCATGACAACCGAAAACAGCGGATGCCCCAGTACTCCTTCGGCATGCGCACGCGTGCTCCTGGAGAGGATTTGGGCCCTGGTCCAGGGGCCTACAAGGTGGACAAGCTGACGCGCTACGGCAACAGTAAGGGACTGGAGTTCTCTATAGCGCCCAGGACCAATACTATAG ACAAGCGAAGCAGTCCCGGTCCCGGAGCCCACGATGTCCACAAGAAGCCCTTCTTCACGGGTGTCAACGCCCCGTCCTATTCAATGGGCTTGCGAACGGACTTTAACTTTAAGAAGGAGGGTCCCGGTCCCAATGCCTACAAGTACGAGGTGAATGCCGTGCGCCCTGGCGTCCCAAGCTACAGCAT GGGCCTGCAAACCAAGATTCTCAACAAGGCCAACTCGCCTGGTCCGGCTGCCTATGGAGGCGGGGATATCAATGTGAAACTGAACCGTGCCCCGATTTACTCGATGCAGCCGCGCACCGCAATTCCCGGCGAGAACGTGGGACCCGGACCCAACTACTACGATCTGATGTACTATCGTCCCGGCAGGAGTGGGCCGGGCTACTCCTTCGGCGTGCGCCACCATCAGTTCGCCCCGCCCATGATAGTTAAATGTGACAACATGTAG
- the LOC108024657 gene encoding spaetzle-processing enzyme, producing the protein MATTERNYLLLSLVVSALSGVVLRADAAAQISFGTCTPQQSDERGQCVHITNCPYLADLLKVEPKTPAQILLLSKSQCGLDNRVEGLVNRILVCCPQSKRGDVADPQPPAPKGDDQQPGNVLPGNDVCGFLFADRIFGGTNTSLWEFPWMVLLQYKKLFSETYSFNCGGALINSRYVLTAGHCLASRDLDQAGVVLHSVRLGEWDTKTDPDCTTQMNGQRICAPKHIDIEVEKGIIHEQFAPASVDQKNDIALVRLKRSVSYTDYVRPICLPTGDMIRNNFVDYGMDVAGWGLTENMQPSPTKLKITVNVWNLTRCQEQYNTFFKVKMDDTQLCAGGQAGKDTCGGDSGGPLMVFINSGGRDVFYIAGVTSYGTKPCGLKGWPGVYTRTGAFIDWIKQKLEA; encoded by the exons GCAG ACGCGGCGGCCCAGATCAGCTTCGGCACCTGCACCCCACAGCAGAGCGACGAGCGCGGCCAGTGCGTCCACATCACCAACTGCCCCTATCTGGCCGACCTGCTGAAGGTGGAGCCGAAGACTCCTGCCCAGATCCTCCTGCTCTCCAAGAGCCAGTGCGGCCTGGACAACCGAGTCGAGGGCCTGGTCAACCGCATCCTGGTCTGCTGTCCGCAGAGCAAGAGGGGCGACGTCGCGGACCCACAGCCCCCGGCTCCCAAGGGGGATGACCAGCAGCCGGGCAATGTGCTGCCCGGGAACGATGTGTGCGGCTTCCTGTTCGCCGATCGCATATTTGGTGGCACCAACACGAGCCTCTGGGAATTCCCCTGGATGGTGTTGCTGCAGTACAAGAAAC TGTTTTCCGAAACCTATTCCTTCAATTGCGGCGGCGCCCTGATCAACTCCCGCTACGTCCTGACCGCCGGACACTGCCTGGCCAGCCGTGACCTGGACCAGGCCGGCGTCGTGCTGCACAGCGTTCGCCTGGGAGAGTGGGACACCAAGACCGATCCCGACTGCACCACCCAGATGAACGGGCAGCGCATCTGCGCGCCCAAGCACATCGACATCGAGGTGGAGAAGGGCATCATCCATGAGCAGTTCGCCCCGGCCTCGGTGGACCAGAAGAACGATATAGCGCTGGTGCGCCTCAAGCGCAGCGTCAG CTACACCGACTATGTGCGCCCCATTTGCCTGCCCACCGGCGACATGATACGGAACAACTTCGTCGACTACGGCATGGATGTGGCCGGCTGGGGACTCACGGAGAACATGCAGCCCAGCCCCACCAAGCTGAAGATCACCGTCAACGTGTGGAACCTGACGCGCTGCCAGGAGCAGTACAACACCTTCTTCAAGGTGAAAATGGACGACACCCAGCTGTGCGCCGGTGGCCAGGCGGGCAAGGACACCTGTGGCGGCGATTCCGGCGGCCCGCTGATGGTCTTCATCAACTCCGGTGGCCGGGATGTCTTCTACATAGCTGGCGTTACCTCGTACGGTACAAAGCCCTGCGGCCTCAAGGGCTGGCCCGGCGTTTATACCCGCACGGGGGCTTTCATCGATTGGATAAAACAGAAATTAGAggcataa
- the LOC108024656 gene encoding (E3-independent) E2 ubiquitin-conjugating enzyme — protein sequence MLSDVAGAAAPEQEQQQQQQQQQQQQDSEKRALRTPPLPRRPSSSHDRARTPPQEPRHPTNSHSHPRRSGGGQVPSRNQVGQMGNNECQFFFEDEVFRIDRRGRVHFGVVTETAESYSSDEDEEIDEVLSKGEVRVAFYPDGKEMVHTERSIGLADRTLMPGDVVRRRLPGEKDLVGQAGYVRDVNVRADVTVLGSKMVIKNVPAERLRPISAWTRDVPVCLDTWIGTTLSVDECAVLKSSNGARLEITSDDFHKFKDAVAQCAREVFNPNVYFPGNVVVGRLPPPDRVKNLTPEITPVVNRKGRAVYTVESIRTTAINVAWTCRAISQFDNGIDLDPLKHPKTAITGEDLNNVKRLNIYESYVLQIHDRFYLKYSKCDLLVKYGDWEQEQAEKYAPIFQTQKKLERQASKLNSSASSSGNSRAVPKLRRLAGKFMHLPRPVIDHSSNVCKSFKRIKEDVLSSGTDEEDDEEPIPPPEPSAVAEKEAVGAEDTESPPAASTAAAEAGAQAPRTTIRTAKRRHFKKKMRSVKKIVTLPFTKKEATPKDGDEIVVETLVVYSSVTVVWQDGTVETGIPSTQLYPIHHLDNHEFFPGDFVSKANENSTGATDYGVIQCVDHDERIAKVMWFYSLVENPVPVCKDTEELSVYDLKDHSDYQYRPGTMVIRVSNFTGEDVDSTAGQVIDNYPDGRVRVWWAKGHITMCYPQDLFEINHNDQEHDGYETDGSDGDSWETQSDNNLSAQGEDHIVIGMDQAEEAMVRLDKLFRILTPKHKPDLINDLMEMFKNGRGLDRKLCTNFFHVDHFHDIVGTKPSPSEVAPNSPAHDHVDTSPEALAVMTKVSPTLKIELDTFSLLSSGQSASTPTKRKSSTEVDEVQCKKSTDEIAEKEENEKVQAEEEEYSEPSEDFLNAHLTEEERKIPYNKLVKKYRSEFRELLASARENIAKGFESTTKNDSGVHSRGENTSDESNNPDSENKLAEDSDTKQTKTNSVEKIEFIGQRTVDVFEVFSFLISDQMYRCRKTLEKKGFIGAREYKKEDVSDAEEDFEVPDNDAERAEKPATKDAKMAEDEAMEQPLNLNALSESLPPIDSPMACSSPSRFAIPDATPVCEDCFQVLPNAPAAHYFISNKVTPANKSQYQRAVQREYRLLKASLPPGVVVRAYEDRMDLMSVMMVGPQRTPYQNALFFFDFQMGRDYPKSPPVCHYISYCTERLNPNLYEEGKVCVSLLGTWSGRDNEVWLPTSTMLQVLVSIQGLILVDEPYYNEAGYEKQRGTQLGNENSRVYNEMAIIKIAHSTVKQLKNPPLVFRNELIEHFKEFGSELHGRMLAWSEFSLEAQRQRITSIKDMPVDYKAPCELPEFPLLPCSRGFCIAVKGVLGQLESELTALGANLVTDERNGTAAGVGTAPRAAPEEI from the exons ATGTTGAGCGATGTGGCGGGTGCTGCCGCCCCAgaacaggagcagcagcagcagcagcaacagcaacaacagcagcaggatTCGGAGAAGCGAGCTCTGCGGACACCGCCGTTGCCCAGGCGTCCCTCATCCTCACATGACCGGGCAAGGACCCCGCCCCAGGAGCCCCGGCATCCCACAAACTCGCACTCACATCCCCGGCGATCGGGTGGTGGCCAGGTGCCATCGCGCAACCAGGTGGGCCAGATGGGCAACAACGAGTGCCAGTTCTTCTTCGAGGACGAGGTGTTCCGCATCGATCGGCGGGGACGCGTCCACTTCGGTGTGGTAACCGAGACGGCCGAGTCGTACTCCtccgacgaggacgaggaaaTCGACGAGGTGCTGTCCAAGGGCGAGGTGCGCGTGGCCTTCTATCCGGATGGCAAGGAGATGGTGCACACGGAGCGCTCG ATTGGCCTGGCGGACCGAACCCTGATGCCGGGCGATGTGGTGCGGAGACGTCTGCCGGGAGAGAAGGACCTGGTTGGCCAGGCGGGCTATGTGCGCGATGTCAATGTCCGGGCCGATGTCACCGTGCTGGGCTCCAAGATGGTCATCAAGAATGTGCCAGCCGAGCGACTGCGTCCGATTTCCGCGTGGACCCGGGATGTGCCCGTCTGCCTGGACACCTGGATAGGCACCACCCTCTCCGTAGACGAGTGTGCCGTGCTCAA ATCCAGTAATGGCGCCCGCTTGGAAATCACCTCCGACGACTTCCACAAGTTCAAGGATGCTGTGGCCCAGTGCGCCCGCGAGGTCTTCAATCCCAATGTCTACTTTCCGGGCAACGTTGTTGTGGGTCGGCTGCCGCCCCCGGATCGCGTCAAGAATCTCACACCGGAGATAACCCCGGTTGTAAATCGGAAGGGTCGTGCTGTG TACACCGTTGAATCCATTCGCACCACAGCCATCAATGTGGCCTGGACCTGCCGGGCCATCTCGCAATTCGACAATGGCATTGACCTCGATCCCCTCAAGCATCCAAAGACCGCCATCACGGGCGAGGACCTGAACAACGTCAAGCGCCTTAACATATATGAATCCTACGTGCTGCAGATTCACGATCGATTCTACCTCAAATATTCAAAATGTGATCTATTAGTTAAATACGGAGATTGGGAACAGGAGCAAG CGGAGAAATACGCTCCCATTTTTCAAACCCAGAAGAAGCTGGAGCGCCAGGCTAGCAAATTAAACTCATCTGCCTCCAGTAGTGGAAATTCTCGCGCTGTGCCCAAGCTCCGGCGCTTAGCCGGCAAGTTCATGCATCTGCCTCGTCCGGTGATAGACCATTCTTCCAATGTCTGCAAGTCGTTCAAGCGCATCAAAGAGGATGTGTTGTCATCGGGGACTGATGAGGAGGATGACGAAGAGCCTATCCCGCCTCCAGAACCGTCGGCGGTTGCCGAAAAGGAGGCTGTGGGCGCCGAGGACACAGAGTCTCCGCCAGCAGCTTCCACAGCAGCTGCAGAGGCCGGTGCCCAGGCCCCCAGGACGACCATTCGAACTGCCAAGCGGCGACATTTTAAGAAGAAAATGCGGTCTGTGAAGAAAATAGTAACGCTGCCCTTTACCAAGAAGGAGGCGACTCCCAAGGATGGCGACGAAATCGTGGTGGAGACGCTGGTCGTGTACAGCTCGGTGACGGTCGTCTGGCAGGATGGAACCGTTGAGACTGGCATTCCCTCCACGCAGCTCTATCCCATTCATCATTTGGACAACCATGAATTCTTTCCCGGCGACTTTGTAAGCAAGGCGAATGAAAACAGCACCGGAGCAACAGACTACGGGGTCATCCAGTGCGTGGACCACGACGAACGCATTGCCAAGGTCATGTGGTTCTACTCCCTTGTAGAGAATCCAGT TCCTGTGTGCAAAGATACAGAGGAGCTGAGCGTTTACGACCTGAAGGATCACTCCGACTACCAGTATCGACCCGGCACAATGGTCATTCGAGTGTCAAACTTTACGggcgaggatgtcgactcaaCTGCTGGCCAGGTGATCGACAACTACCCCGATGGACGGGTGCGTGTTTGGTGGGCCAAGGGGCACATCACCATGTGCTACCCACAGGATCTGTTCGAGATCAACCACAACGATCAGGAGCATGATGGCTACGAGACGGATGGCTCGGATGGCGACTCGTGGGAGACGCAATCTGATAACAATCTCAGCGCTCAGGGGGAAGACCACATTGTAATTGGAATGGATCAGGCCGAGGAAGCAATGGTTCGGCTGGATAAACTCTTCCGCATTCTGACTCCCAAGCACAAACCGGATCTTATCAACGACCTCATGGAAATGTTTAAGAACGGCCGCGGTCTGGACCGTAAGCTTTGTACGAACTTTTTCCACGTAGACCACTTCCATGACATAGTGGGTACCAAGCCGTCACCATCAGAAGTTGCCCCCAACAGCCCTGCCCACGACCATGTGGATACGAGTCCAGAGGCGCTGGCTGTCATGACCAAGGTTTCACCAACGCTCAAGATTGAACTGGACACATTTTCACTGCTTTCGTCTGGCCAGTCTGCATCGACACCCACCAAGCGAAAGTCCTCTACGGAAGTCGATGAAGTTCAGTGCAAAAAGAGCACTGATGAGATCGCTGAGAAAGAGGAGAATGAAAAGGTCCAGGCGGAGGAGGAAGAGTATTCAGAGCCTTCAGAGGATTTCCTTAACGCACATCTCACTGAAGAGGAACGAAAAATCCCCTACAATAAGTTAGTGAAAAAGTATCGTAGCGAATTCAGGGAACTGCTCGCCTCCGCACGGGAAAACATAGCCAAAGGGTTCGAGAGTACCACTAAA AATGATTCTGGCGTTCACTCGCGCGGTGAAAATACATCGGACGAGTCCAATAATCCAGACAGCGAAAACAAATTGGCGGAGGATTCAGATACGAAGCAGACCAAAACAAATTCCGTGGAAAAAATAGAGTTCATTGGTCAACGCACTGTTGATGTCTTCGAGGTTTTCTCTTTTTTGATCAGCGACCAAATGTACAGGTGCCGCAAAACGCTGGAGAAAAAGGGGTTCATTGGAGCAAGAGAGTACAAAAAGGAGGATGTAAGCGATGCCGAGGAAGACTTCGAGGTGCCCGATAATGACGCGGAACGAGCGGAAAAGCCAGCTACAAAGGACGCTAAAATGGCGGAAGACGAGGCCATGGAGCAGCCCTTGAATCTCAATGCCCTGTCTGAGTCGCTGCCGCCCATTGACAGTCCCATGGCCTGCTCCTCGCCCTCTCGTTTTGCAATACCGGACGCCACTCCCGTCTGCGAGGATTGCTTCCAAGTGCTGCCCAATGCACCAGCTGCCCATTACTTTATCAGCAATAAGGTGACTCCGGCCAACAAATCGCAATACCAGCGGGCTGTGCAGCGGGAATACCGCTTGCTTAAGGCCTCTCTGCCCCCCGGAGTTGTGGTGCGTGCCTACGAGGATCGCATGGACCTGATGTCCGTGATGATGGTGGGTCCGCAGCGAACGCCCTACCAGAACGCCCTGTTCTTCTTCGACTTTCAAATGGGGCGCGACTATCCGAAGAGTCCGCCAGTGTGCCACTACATCAGCTACTGCACGGAGCGCCTTAATCCGAACTTGTACGAGGAGGGCAAGGTGTGTGTATCGCTGCTGGGCACCTGGTCCGGACGCGACAACGAGGTGTGGCTACCCACCAGCACCATGCTGCAGGTGCTCGTTTCCATACAGGGACTCATACTGGTCGATGAGCCCTACTATAACGAGGCGGGCTACGAGAAACAACGAG GCACTCAACTGGGCAATGAGAACTCTCGTGTCTACAACGAGATGGCCATCATAAAAATTGCCCACTCTACGGTGAAGCAGCTGAAGAATCCTCCGCTCGTTTTCCGCAATGAACTGATTGAGCACTTCAAGGAGTTTGGCAGCGAGCTGCACGGCCGCATGCTGGCCTGGTCGGAATTCTCCCTTGAGGCGCAGCGCCAGCGCATAACCAGCATTAAGG ATATGCCCGTGGATTACAAGGCGCCCTGCGAGCTGCCCGAGTTCCCGCTGCTGCCTTGCAGTCGTGGCTTTTGCATAGCGGTCAAGGGCGTTTTGGGCCAACTGGAGAGCGAGCTAACTGCCTTGGGAGCCAATCTGGTAACGGACGAACGCAATGGCACTGCGGCAGGAGTGGGAACTGCGCCGCGTGCTGCTCCGGAGGAGATCTAA